From the genome of Longispora fulva:
CGGCCCGGCCGGCGTCGCGGAACAACACCAGGAACTCGTCGCCACCGAACCGGCTGACCAGGTCGCCGGCCCGCACGCACCCGCCCAGCCGGCGGGCGACCTCCACCAGCAGCCGGTCGCCGATCGGGTGGCCGAGCCGGTCGTTGACCGCCTTGAACCCGTCGAGGTCGCAGAACAGGATCACAAGGCCGCCCGGCCGGCGCAGTTCGGCGCGGAGCTGGGCGACGAACTCGCGGCGGTTCGGCAGGCCGGTCAGCGGGTCGTGCGCGGCCTGGTAGCGCAGCGCCTGCTCCGCCCGGGCCCGCTGGGCCGACAGCCGGCCGATCCGCCACATCACGAGCGGCGTGATGGCCGCGGCGCCCGCGACGAGCAGCAGCCCGTCCACCGGCTGGCCGAGCAGTTGCCGGCCGCCGCCGACCAGGGGCAGCGCCGCCAGCGCCCCGCCAAGGAACGCCAGCCGGCCGCCGGTGAGCGTGTCGTCGGGCGCGTGGCCGAGCCGGGCCAGCCGGTGCGCGGAACCGTCGAGGCCGAAGAGTCCGAGGGCCACGTACGCGGCCATGAACATCATCTCCGCGCCGACGGCGACCGGCCCGGTGTCGCGCAGTTCCAGAATGACGTTGCCGGTCAGCGACAGGGCGAGGGCCCCGACGAGCAGCCACAGTGCCGGGATCGGCTCGCCGGCCGTCTGGAGCAGGCGGACGAGCGCGCCGAGGACACCGGCCAGGACGAACACCGTGGCGAACGTCGACGCCTCCGCCGCCGGGTGCTCCTCGGCGATCCGGGGCAGCAGGACCACGTCCCACAGCAGGCCGCCGAGGGTGGCGGAGACGATGATGGTGTCGATCAGGCCGCCGACGTCGTTGCGGCCGCGCCGGACCACCACGGCGAGGACGGCGACGAGCATCAGCGCGTTGCCCACCGCGTCGAACAGCCGCCCCGCCAGGGTCAGGCCGGTCAGCTGCCGGGTCAGGTTGCCGAGGTTGAGCACGACGAGCGCGCCGAGGAGCAGCCGCCACGGCCGGCGGTCGACGAGGCGGGCCCGGCGCAGGCCGACGAGGACGGGCGGTACGGCGGAGCAGGTGACCACCAGAAGCGCCGCCGTGCGGGCCCCCGACGGCAGCAGGGGGTACGCGGCGATCAGGCCGACGGACACCAGGAGGTACGCCCGCCGCACGCCTAGCCGCCCCGTTCTTCCACGGGTACGGAGCCTAACCGCCCGGCACGGGGCCGGTGGCCGATTCGGGGAAACGCCGAGGTCCGGCCACCGGGCCAGCCAGCCGGCGACCGGGGACGGCCCGGGTCACCGCGCCGCGAGGCCGTGCCAGACGGCGCGCACGCCCTCGCGGTACACGCCCGGCCAGTCCTCGGCGATGGACCAGTCCGGCAGGGCCGTGCGGTCGCGGTGGGTCAGCTCGATGCCGACCATGCCGTGCATCGCCGCCCAGACGAGGTAGGCGGTCCGCTCGACCCGGTCGGGCGGCACGGCTGCGGCGACGGCCGCGCGCAGTTGGCCGAAGGTGCTGTCCAGCGCCCGGGCGCGCAGCTGAGGGCCGGGGTCGAAGTCCACGACGGACCGCTCGAACATGAACGCGTACCGGCTGGGGCTGTCCACGGCGAAGTCGCGGTAGGCGTCGGCCAGCGCG
Proteins encoded in this window:
- a CDS encoding GGDEF domain-containing protein gives rise to the protein MRRAYLLVSVGLIAAYPLLPSGARTAALLVVTCSAVPPVLVGLRRARLVDRRPWRLLLGALVVLNLGNLTRQLTGLTLAGRLFDAVGNALMLVAVLAVVVRRGRNDVGGLIDTIIVSATLGGLLWDVVLLPRIAEEHPAAEASTFATVFVLAGVLGALVRLLQTAGEPIPALWLLVGALALSLTGNVILELRDTGPVAVGAEMMFMAAYVALGLFGLDGSAHRLARLGHAPDDTLTGGRLAFLGGALAALPLVGGGRQLLGQPVDGLLLVAGAAAITPLVMWRIGRLSAQRARAEQALRYQAAHDPLTGLPNRREFVAQLRAELRRPGGLVILFCDLDGFKAVNDRLGHPIGDRLLVEVARRLGGCVRAGDLVSRFGGDEFLVLFRDAGRADVERLSARIVRALRDPVDLGVESVPVWASIGAVIRTGAEFDVAAEDLIRRADEAMYAAKLDSESTPGVRVVSA
- a CDS encoding TetR/AcrR family transcriptional regulator, which produces MADSDDLRDQFIDAAFRVAAEHGPAGLTVRRVAEAAGASTMGVYSGFGGRTGMLGALYARAFELLSAAMAAAARTGDALADVCALADAYRDFAVDSPSRYAFMFERSVVDFDPGPQLRARALDSTFGQLRAAVAAAVPPDRVERTAYLVWAAMHGMVGIELTHRDRTALPDWSIAEDWPGVYREGVRAVWHGLAAR